One region of Mangifera indica cultivar Alphonso chromosome 3, CATAS_Mindica_2.1, whole genome shotgun sequence genomic DNA includes:
- the LOC123211260 gene encoding uncharacterized protein LOC123211260, whose product MLLRESIEKTKNFLQKSLLNLKLVVFGRYQKLPKPPLLNLFSCSICRAENEQKDENFTDFYTEWESDPDEAKKRNNNSVIESEEAANEEDECSARFMSFAKQNALKNKQEVDRKEEKKKGSFHKDKREDQCCHHMNADSYALAQKMKQLDMMDAGDVEHELDIEEALHYYSRLRSPAYLDIVDRFFTDMYSEFSVPQASSRTNSSKRRLGSIRL is encoded by the coding sequence ATGCTTCTAAGAGAGTCcatagagaaaacaaaaaacttcTTGCAGAAATCTCTTTTAAATCTTAAGTTAGTTGTGTTTGGTAGATACCAAAAGCTACCAAAACCTCCTCTCTTGAACCTCTTCTCTTGCAGTATTTGCAGGGCTGAAAATGAGCAAAAAGATGAGAACTTCACAGACTTCTACACTGAATGGGAGTCTGACCCAGATGAGGCCAAGAAGAGAAACAATAACAGTGTGATAGAATCGGAAGAGGCGgcaaatgaagaagatgaatgcAGTGCAAGGTTTATGAGTTTTGCAAAGCAGAATGCATTGAAGAACAAACAAGAAGTGGatagaaaagaagagaagaaaaagggaagTTTCCATAAAGATAAAAGAGAAGATCAGTGTTGTCATCACATGAATGCAGACAGCTATGCATTAGCACAAAAGATGAAGCAATTGGATATGATGGATGCTGGTGATGTAGAGCATGAGTTGGACATTGAAGAGGCCCTCCATTACTATTCTCGCCTTAGAAGCCCCGCTTATCTTGACATTGTTGATAGGTTTTTCACGGATATGTACTCAGAGTTCTCTGTTCCTCAGGCTTCTTCCAGAACCAACAGTTCAAAGCGAAGACTGGGATCCATTAGATTGTAA
- the LOC123211256 gene encoding ATP-dependent DNA helicase DDX11 codes for MEEKEGEREFPAFPYKPYSIQREFMNALYCFLDEGGVSMLESPTGTGKTLSIICSALQWVVDQKQKMKAKPMVDSGKNIGNDDQCGSDDEPYWIKNFTVNKDSQSEAKKIKKKISGFKSDNRRNQESYRDLLTRDLEKEDFSSKKQSENLQKANDASELDDQEFLLEEYASEEEGAIGGGKSKRKAGGFTVSSSSDEEEEEDGFEEEEEGFKVYFCSRTHSQLSQFVKELRKTNFANEIKVVSLGSRKNFCINEEVLRLGSPTQINERCLELQKNKKNEICKVKNLCAEGKARRTNASSRCPMLRNHKLQKQFKNQVSQQEALDIEDLVHLGKGIGTCPYYGSRSMVPAANLVALPYQSLLSRSSRESLGLNLKNGIVIIDEAHNLADSLISIYDAKITLSQLENVQNHIETYFARFRNRLGPGNRRYIQTLMVVTRALLQAVNNEKNESCASQDTEKAAGAKTGSTTSMAINDFLFSLNIDNINLVKLLQYIKESNIIHKVSGYGDKASNSEKGSAVKDSGESCEEGSTLSSFRALADMLLSLTNNDGDGRIIISRRQRTSFGQQGGFLKYVMLTGEKIFSEVVNQAHAVILAGGTLQPIEETRERLFPWLPPNQLHFFSCSHIVPPESILPIAVSHGPTGKSFDFSYRSRSSSTMIEELGLLVCNLVTVVPEGIVVFFSSFDYEEKVHDAWKTSGILDRIMKKKRVFREPRKNTSIEFVLKEYKETIDTLSVGPKESSTLLNGAILLAVVGGKISEGINFSDGMGRCIVMVGLPYSSPSDVELLERIKYIDGLGNPNSVNTLNILPSNEYYDGDVQAGLSILRSCGHRGKEYYENLCMKAVNQSIGRAIRHINDYAAILLVDMRFASESSKRSFSHPTDKLPQWIKDSLVSSTNSYGEVHRLLHQFFKFNKNRGCQ; via the exons ATGGAGGAGAAAGAAGGTGAGAGAGAATTCCCGGCGTTTCCGTACAAGCCATATTCGATTCAGAGGGAATTCATGAACGCCCTTTACTGTTTTCTTGATGAAGGAGGGGTTTCCATGCTTGAAAGTCCCACTG GGACTGGAAAAACTCTAAGTATCATTTGTAGTGCTTTGCAATGGGTGGTTGATCAGAAGCAAAAGATGAAAGCCAAACCAATGGTTGATTCTGGTAAGAACATAGGAAATGATGATCAATGTGGTTCTGATGATGAACCTTACTGGATTAAAAACTTTACTGTGAACAAAGACAGTCAATCAGAGGCAAAGAAGATCAAGAAGAAGATAAGTGGATTTAAATCTGACAACAGAAGAAATCAAGAAAGTTATAGAGATTTGTTAACACGTGATCTGGAGAAGGAGGATTTTTCTTCAAAGAAACAATCTGAGAATTTGCAGAAGGCAAATGATGCATCGGAGTTGGATGATCAGGAATTTTTGTTGGAAGAATATGCAAGTGAAGAGGAAGGGGCTATTGGTGGCGGGAAATCAAAGAGGAAGGCTGGTGGGTTTACTGTTAGTTCATCAAGTgatgaggaagaggaagaagatggattcgaggaggaggaagaggggtttaaagtttatttttgtaGTAGGACGCACTCACAGCTGTCGCAGTTTGTAAAGGAATTACGGAAGACCAATTTCGCTAATGAAATAAAGGTTGTGAGTTTGGGCTCAAGGAAGAATTTCTGCATAAATGAAG AGGTTTTGAGACTTGGAAGCCCTACTCAAATTAATGAAAGGTGCTTGGAGCTtcaaaagaacaagaagaatgaAATTTGCAAAGTCAAG AACCTATGTGCAGAGGGAAAAGCACGTCGAACCAATGCTTCTTCCAGATGCCCAATGCTCAGAAATCATAAACtacaaaaacaatttaaaaatcaagtttcccAACAAGAAGCATTAGATATTGAAGATCTCGTTCACCTTGGAAAAGGTATTGGAACTTGTCCATATTATGGCTCTAGAAGCATGGTGCCAGCGGCTAATCTTGTTGCTCTTCCCTATCAGTCTCTTCTGTCAAGATCATCTCGTGAATCGCTGGGTCTTAACCTGAAGAACGGTATTGTAATTATTGATGAGGCTCACAATTTGGCTGATTCTCTCATCAGTATATATGATGCTAAAATTACCCTGTCACAG TTGGAAAATGTACAGAACCACATAGAGACATACTTTGCAAGATTTCGGAATCGCTTGGGACCTGGCAACAGAAGATACATCCAAACTTTGATGGTCGTCACTCGGGCTCTCCTCCAGGCTGTAaacaatgagaaaaatgaaagttGTGCAAGCCAAGACACTGAGAAAGCTGCTGGAGCTAAAACTGGCTCTACCACATCCATGGCCATAAatgattttctattttctctcaaCATTGACAACATTAATTTGGTAAAATTGCTGCAATATATAAAGGAAAGCAACATCATTCACAAG GTTAGTGGGTATGGAGATAAAGCTTCCAACTCAGAGAAAGGTTCAGCAGTCAAGGACAGTGGAGAAAGTTGTGAAGAAGGGAGCACTCTTTCCAGTTTTCGAGCACTAGCAGATATGTTACTATCACTCACAAATAATGATGGTGATGGACGGATAATAATCTCGAGGAGACAACGAACATCCTTTGGACAACAAGGAGGATTCCTAAAATATGTAATGCTGACGGGAGAAAAGATTTTTTCTGAG GTTGTAAATCAAGCACATGCTGTTATTCTGGCTGGAGGAACACTGCAACCAATAGAAGAAACAAGAGAACGACTTTTTCCATGGTTACCTCCTAATCAATTACATTTCTTTTCATGCAGTCATATAGTCCCTCCTGAGAGTATTTTGCCGATAGCAGTTTCCCATGGCCCAACTGgtaaatcttttgattttagcTATCGGTCCAGAAGCTCGTCAACTATG ATAGAAGAGCTAGGGCTTTTAGTTTGCAATTTGGTGACAGTGGTTCCTGAAGGAATTGTTGTGTTCTTCTCCTCGTTTGACTATGAAGAGAAAGTGCATGATGCATGGAAGACTTCAGGCATCCTTGACAGAATTATGAAGAAAAAACGTGTCTTCAGAGAGCCTAGAAAAAACACCTCCATAGAATTTGTTCTCAAGGAATACAAGGAAACAATTGATACTTTGTCTGTTGGACCAAAAGAAAGTTCAACTCTCCTCAATGGTGCAATACTCTTAGCTGTAGTTGGTGGAAAGATATCGGAAGGCATCAACTTCAGCGATGGGATGGGCCGATGTATAGTCATGGTTGGACTGCCCTACTCTAGCCCATCTGATGTTGAATTGTTGGAGAGGATAAAGTATATTGACGGTCTAGGAAATCCAAATTCTGTTAACACTCTTAACATTTTACCGAGTAATGAATATTATGATGGAGATGTTCAGGCCGGACTCAGCATTCTAAGAAGTTGCGGGCACAGAGGAAAAGAATATTATGAAAATCTCTGCATGAAAGCTGTAAATCAATCAATTG GTCGAGCAATTCGGCATATAAATGACTATGCAGCAATTTTGTTGGTTGACATGCGCTTTGCATCAGAATCATCAAAAAGAAGCTTTTCTCACCCAACCGACAAGCTTCCACAGTGGATCAAAGATAGTCTTGTTTCTTCAACTAATAGTTATGGTGAAGTCCATAGACTGCTGCATCAGTTCTTTAAGTTCAACAAGAACAGAGGTTGTCAATAG
- the LOC123211259 gene encoding 60S ribosomal protein L37-3-like: MGKGTGSFGKRRNKTHTLCVRCGRRSFHLQKSRCAACAFPAARKRKYNWSVKAIRRKTTGTGRMRYLRHVPRRFKSGFREGTQAAPRNKGATTSA, from the exons ATg GGTAAGGGTACTGGGAGTTTTGGTAAGAGGAGGAACAAGACACACACTTTGTGTGTGCGATGTGGCCGCCGGAGCTTCCATCTTCAGAAGAGCCGTTGCGCTGCTTGTGCGTTCCCTGCTGCGCGCAAGAGAAAGT ATAACTGGAGTGTGAAGGCTATCCGAAGAAAGACCACTGGAACAGGCAGAATGAGGTATCTCCGCCATGTTCCTCGCAGGTTCAAGAGTGGTTTCAGAGAAG GTACTCAAGCAGCGCCAAGGAACAAGGGAGCAACCACCTCTGCTTAA
- the LOC123211255 gene encoding uncharacterized protein LOC123211255 isoform X2: MEIRRVLAAEDKLHPALFSAEAEHKVLQCIMEGLISFTFRPEDLQCSFFRYIVRELLSCAVMRPVLNLASPKFINERIVFLSINMSKSRGSGAAQETSQSKPNGSPRISSDHFSRILDPSVTGVELVQLKNDQSRNTAVADTKDDLNGTHYSKDPLLSMDTRASRSWSSLPLNTQPSDGKFIQQRRSGGEWGDMLDQIYRRKTQALAPEHFENMWAKGRNYRKKEGENQVIEQVPQCSAGKCVSVDSLKATPNSKGKDSMIKANALRSHTSQDGHADQYADRKISNCSSATSYQEHDDSLMPLEEVESGSSSLYTSEDEETEALGLDSPGTKVWDGKSNRNVAVSHIHHPLESPDGHISKRSGRRQVQYGLPRTHSGRKRFRLSSQKSPVWQEVERTSFLSGDGQDILSSLNGLAKIDESSDDSESEILGRFQSGAAASSSASFISIPESRSSSVTSQQSSLMVDSFFKLRCEVRGANIVKGGSRTFAVYSISVTDANSNSWSIKRRFRHFEELHRRLKFFQEYNLHLPPKHFLSTGLDVPVIQERCKLLDRYLKKLLQLPTVSGSIEVWDFLSVDSQTYVFSNSFSIVETLSVDLEDKPSEKVSNTAWPVVSPSSRREHFGSESKESTQQVKDNFIADGKKSHAKEMSHSPLKANNKELGKSLDDPGSGSDNKVLNNSSYFRNLGKIVKGKENDGSVEKSELLDAATDPTLPSEWVPPNLSAPILDLVDVIFQLQDGGWIRRKAFWVAKQVLQLGMGDAFDDWLIEKIQLLRRGSVVASGIKRVEQILWPDGIFITKHPKRRQAPQPSSPLPSSPHRQQPSPISPKLTEEQKQDMERNAKLVYELMIDKAPAAIVGLVGRKEYEQCAKDLYFFIQSPVCLKQLAFDLLELLLLSALPELDYVFKQLHEEKHKFGDFKS; encoded by the exons ATGGAAATAAGGCGTGTTTTGGCTGCTGAGGACAAGTTGCACCCTGCTTTATTTTCTGCTGAAGCTGAGCACAAG GTTTTGCAATGCATAATGGAGGGTCTCATTTCTTTCACATTCAGACCTGAAGATCTTCAGTGTTCTTTCTTTCGTTATATTGTCAGGGAGCTGCTTTCTTGTGCAGTGATGCGACCAGTCTTAAATTTGGCCAGCCCAAA GTTTATCAATGAAAGGATTGTATTCTTATCCATTAATATGAGCAAGAGTAGGGGATCTGGAGCAGCACAAGAGACATCCCAGTCCAAACCCAATGGGTCTCCCAGGATCTCCTCTGATCACTTTTCGAGGATTCTAGATCCTTCTGTCACTGGTGTTGAACTTGTACAGTTAAAAAATGATCAGTCTAGAAATACTGCTGTTGCAGATACAAAAGATGATCTAAATGGTACACATTATTCGAAAGATCCATTGCTTTCCATGGATACTCGAGCCTCCCGTTCATGGAGCTCATTGCCATTGAACACCCAACCTAGTGATGGAAAATTTATTCAACAACGCAGATCAGGAGGAGAATGGGGTGACATGTTAGATCAAATTTATCGCAGAAAAACTCAAGCCCTTGCTCCAGAACATTTTGAGAATATGTGGGCAAAAGGTAGGAATTACAGAAAGAAGGAAGGCGAAAATCAAGTAATTGAGCAAGTCCCACAGTGTTCTGCTGGGAAGTGTGTTTCAGTGGATTCTTTGAAGGCAACACCAAATTCCAAAGGAAAAGATAGTATGATCAAGGCTAATGCCCTCAGGAGCCACACTTCACAAGATGGGCATGCTGATCAATATGCAGATAGGAAGATATCAAATTGCTCTTCTGCCACTTCATACCAAGAACATGATGACAGCCTCATGCCCTTGGAGGAGGTTGAATCAGGGAGCAGTAGTTTGTATACTTCAGAAGATGAAGAAACAGAAGCACTAGGTCTTGATTCTCCAGGAACTAAAGTTTGGGATGGAAAGAGTAACAGAAATGTGGCTGTTTCTCACATTCATCATCCACTTGAAAGTCCTGATGGCCATATCTCAAAGAGGAGTGGTAGAAGACAGGTTCAATATGGATTACCTCGAACACATTCTGGCCGGAAAAGGTTTAGATTGAGCAGTCAGAAATCACCCGTTTGGCAAGAGGTTGAGAGGACAAGCTTCTTATCTGGGGATGGACAGGATATACTTAGTTCATTAAATGGACTAGCTAAAATTGACGAGTCAAGTGATGATTCTGAGAGTGAAATTTTGGGTAGATTTCAAAGCGGAGCAGCTGCTTCTTCTTCTGCATCCTTTATTTCAATACCAGAAAGTCGTAGTTCAAGTGTTACTTCCCAGCAAAGTTCGTTGATGGTGGATTCTTTTTTTAAGTTGAGATGTGAG GTACGTGGTGCAAATATTGTGAAGGGTGGCTCTAGAACATTTGCTGTTTATTCAATATCTGTGACAGATGCAAATAGTAATAGTTGGTCTATCAAAAGAAG GTTCCGACATTTTGAGGAGCTGCATCGACGTCTTAAATTTTTTCAAGAGTACAATCTTCATTTGCCTCCAAAACATTTTCTGTCAACAGGTTTAGATGTACCTGTCATTCAAGAACGGTGTAAATTGCTTGACAGATATTTGAAG AAACTCCTGCAGCTTCCTACAGTTTCTGGATCAATTGAAGTTTGGGACTTTCTTAGCGTAGATTCCCAG ACATATGTATTCTCAAATTCCTTCTCTATTGTCGAAACATTATCAG TTGACCTTGAAGATAAACCATCTGAAAAGGTTTCAAATACTGCTTGGCCAGTAGTCAGTCCATCCTCCAGGAGGGAACATTTTGGCTCTGAAAGCAAGGAATCAACACAGCAAGTGAAGGATAATTTTATTGCTGATGGTAAAAAAAGTCATGCGAAAGAAATGTCTCATTCTCCATTAAAGGCCAATAATAAAGAACTTGGGAAGTCATTAGATGACCCTGGAAGTGGTTCAGATAATAAGGTGCTGAATAATTCGTCATATTTCAGAAACTTGGGTAAAATTGTGAAAGGAAAAGAGAATGATGGTTCAGTGGAGAAATCTGAGTTGCTTGATGCTGCCACTGATCCAACCCTACCTAGTGAG TGGGTGCCGCCTAACTTAAGTGCCCCCATATTAGATTTAGTAGATGTCATTTTCCAGCTCCAAGATGGTGGGTGGATAAG GCGGAAGGCATTTTGGGTGGCCAAACAGGTTCTACAACTTGGGATGGGCGATGCCTTTGATGATTGGTTAATAGAGAAAATTCAGCTTTTACGCAGAGGATCAGTGGTTGCTTCTGGTATCAAAAGGGTTGAGCAg ATACTTTGGCCTGATGGAATATTCATAACCAAACATCCAAAGCGACGACAAGCACCACAACCCAGCAGCCCATTGCCAAGTTCTCCCCATCGTCAGCAACCTTCGCCAATCTCTCCTAAGTTAACTGAAGAGCAAAAACAGGACATGGAACGAAATGCAAAGCTTGTGTATGAACTAATGATTG ACAAAGCCCCAGCTGCTATTGTAGGCCTTGTTGGTCGTAAGGAGTATGAACAATGTGCTAAGGATCTCTACTTTTTTATTCAG TCACCTGTTTGTTTGAAGCAATTGGCATTTGACCTTCTTGAGCTGCTATTGTTGTCTGCACTTCCGGAACTGGATTATGTCTTCAAGCAGTTGCatgaagaaaaacataaatttggTGATTTTAAATCATAA